The segment CCTTGCCATGTAAATGCATTATACATGTTTTATTTCGACTTGATTTCTGCCCAGAcagagagaaaaagaaagagaTATTGTAGTAATTTGCTGCTGACTGCAGAACAAGCAGTAAAAAAAAGTGTCATACATGtcgaacgattttttttaaacattttacttGAGAGCCCACCTCACCGTTTAAATTCAGTCCTaaactattttatgtaattaagtCTGTAGGATGTTGGATATGTTTTACGATATATGGCTTTTGAATTCTCCATTGAATAAATGttggcaaataacttttaaatgtaTGAAAACATGTCAGATATCTATGACTTTAGTTTGTAAAGCATCACAATTAATTGGgtgcaaatatattaatatatgaagttattaaaacatttaattacattGTGATAATGTGTAGGTGGCAGTGTTTGCTAACTAGTCTTACTCACGTGGTATGGTCGTGACTCGATCCCAATACCTCGGCATGTCTCAAACATATAGCACTGAGTCGGTAGCCAAGAGTTTTAGAGCACACAAAATGTGTAGCGTAAAGATCTAAATTTAACTTAGATTCAAgacaaaggtttaaaaaaaatatatatttgtaatgctgcaacaaaaaattatttgttaaatattaatgTCAATTTCAATATTACGAAAGACATTAATATGGGAATGAAGTCTATTTTATGATCGTAATGTATTTTGCGAGAATGTTATGTTAtagcaattacattttttttcatttatattatttcttctttccttattagaaaaaaaaaaccactgaagAATTTAAGGCGTCTTGTTTTCTCTCAGTATAAGTTCTTTATTTCCCAAAATTGGCTCGTATAATCAGTTTAAAACATTAGTCCTTTATTGTGTTAACTGACGAACGAAACATTGTTTTTTCCTTAATATTTTAGTGTTACATTAaagttaatatattatttttatttgtatttcaaatattataatttaacataaaaataaaaaataaaattttttttgggttgttgAATTAGAGTTTCATTAAAAAAGTACATATATGTATTACAGCGTGTCGTGGCCTATCTTTTCTTGAAGGCTTGACTGATCGTTCATTGGTTGTTTACCTTGGGGTAAAGATTGGCGGATTGCTATCCGCCCACTGCTGTCCAGCTCGACAGTCTGGTTGGCTTCGGTGGCTGTAGCTCGCGGTAAACGGGACGGTTTAGCTTCTGGATGCTGAGGCACTCTGAGCTGAGCAGCACGAGAGGGCTCCTGAGAAGGGCCCGGCCCAACTAGGATACTCCCGGCGTGAATACtaaacccattttttttctcaattgtgAAAGGTGCCGACTACTAGTGGGTTTTCTTGGTATGTTTGGTATTCATGTTTTCCGCACTAATGCATGTCGTCACCGTTTCAACTCACTGTGGTACCGTTCAACCGTCTCTAAAGACTTCATGTCGGCgagaatttataaatataaataataatttattcattaTATAAAACTAACCCAGTTAATCTCGGGGCTCGGGCCCACCCGTCTGAAACTACTCATAGTTTTACCGCCCAAACCAACACTGCGACTCTTTCTCCGGTGCGCCCGGCCATGCAGAACTGACAGTAGCAGTGCAGTGCCGTTGTGCGCACATTTACGCGTATGACTTCTACACCGACAACTCCACTTTATTGTACCCTTCTGTCAATCAGCTTTAATGAGCTACTATATATTTAACGTATTAAAACACAATCTAGTCCTGATGTCAAATATGACTTACTATCCTTCATACTATTTTTAGGCAAAGCACAGTGGGAGTAATCTAAAAAAAAACGAACAATAATATTATTTGGCGTAAAACgacactttaattttattttatttttctactcgCGTGTTGTTTAGTCAGAGAAAGAGCGAAATTTTAAGGAATTCCCCTGCCCTAGGTACAACGGCTCTATCATTTCGAAGAGGCAATCACAGTGCCATCTTGTGTCGGGCAGTTCAACTAACTTTGTAAGTGCACAACATTTGTATGATGGCTGGCGAATTCTATCATTTATATTTAAAGCTTATATTACAAATGCGGAAATGGGTTTGTTGATTTGTTTTCTTTCAAGCAGAAACGAAGCAATGGATCgacatgattttatttttgcatacagaGTTCATGGGCCAGAGAGTGTCTTGGTAAAAAAGCACAGTTCTGTGGAATAGATCTAAAGGGTGGATATTTATTTGTATCCATGGTGACGGCCATTCCATCCATTGCTTTCAGTTCATGTAGGATTTTTCttttactttatatatattaTGATCAAAGCTCCTGCAAGCATGAGCGGATTAAACATGGCGAGAATGCGTGCCCAGGAAAGAAGGCAGAACAAACTCCCGCCAGTCGGAGCAGGAAGGGAGGGAGCGGCGGGTGTTATGAAAGCGAGCAGTTGCCGAACAAGGCGTATAAAACCAGCGGGACCGCAGCGAGACAGCAGTCATCCTCGACTCTCCACACACACTCGGCGCAACCATGAGACTGCTTCTGGTGAGTGCAGCAGGCTGTTAGGCCCTGGCGTCGGCGACAGTCGAGACTTGAAACACGTGTGCGATTACCGCGCTCGTCCGTAAGCCGGATGTCTGAACGCCTTAAGAGGGATTAGTCCTTTCGTTATTGgagtatcaaatatttttataccaaTTGCAGTAAAACTTCTGtgcatattttgttttgttttgacaaGGCGAACGACTTAGCTGTGGCTATGTGTTGAAATAAACCCTTACGAACTGGTGTGATTTTCATGATAGTTGTTAGTCGCTCGCGTTCAATGATAAGTGGTTTCCTCGTGaagcttacagactagagcctgttagtaaatatgtggttgcaacaaggtatatgtGGTTGGGAAGATATGATTTATGGcttgaaattataaaattctagataaataattttaaaattagaattataaaaaaaaataagtaggtGGAGCATAATCCAAATAAGCAAACGTGATGTGAACCCAAAGGACGCAAACTGCTCCAACAGTTTTTAGgccataacaatttttatatcaacaaaaattaatatgtttcttTGTTAAAACATACTTAATAACGCAGTGAAATGGCTAAATAAGTTAATAGTGACTGGTTGATACAAATAGATTTCGTTGTGAtattatatactattttatgtataAGTAATTATTGTAAATgactaaaaatgaaataatactgTAAGGATacactttgttattgtttttgtaaatattttatgtgttCGCTCTACCTCAACGAAggccaaatttaaatattaaacgaGTATTTTTTTCCCGACATAAATACTTTTGGAACCAACGCAGAATATTTTGGTTTCTATCTTACCTCATCAATCCTCAATCACATTGGACGAAATTTTTAACGTGTCAGTGAACTTAGCAGTTTAATCTAATGATGTTGAATGACAaggtaaatacatttttaaattactcgATAGTGTTTGGGTTTTTCTTAAAGAATCTGGAACATTAAAATTTTCTGGgggtaaatattataaataattttattaaaatcttcaTATATGCAGTAATTCGTGTTATTTTGAAACCAAGCGacataaaataattctaaaaaaaagtcttgaaactaaattttttcattcaaatatgtttaacagaataattaaaataatacatttatttacagTCAGGTATATCGTTTATATttcttaatatttgtttttatttaattcctaGTTCAAATTAAATGATGAAATTTGGGTGTGTTGATTTTATATTCTTTGCCAAGGCTAACGACAATAAATATTATACactaatatgcaaaaaaaaatactttactcgTCAATCTTAAAAGTTATGAAGgcctgtataaaataaaataaaataacattaaatttgtcACAAATAACCTCATTGTTAAATTAACGCAACCAAATTAATGGTGCCTTCATTTTTCGCAGGCATGCACCATCTTGCTGGTTGCCATAGCCACAGTCCAGGCCGCAACCACTGAAGAAAAGAAGCATGAGAAGCGAGGGCTACTGAGTAGCTACGGGAGTGGCTATGGAAGCAGCTATGGTGGCGGCTACGGGGGCGGCTATGGTGGTGGCTACGGAGGCGGCTACGGAGGCGGCTACGGAGGCGGCTACGGAGGCGGCTACGGAGGCGGCTACGGAGGCGGCTATGGTGGCGGCTACGGCCTGGGCGGTGGTCTTGGATACGGCTCTGGCATCGGTTCCGGCATTGGGTTTGGCTCAGGTGCCGGCCTTGGTATCGGCTCTGGTATCGGAGTGGCGGTGTCAGCTCCGGCAGTGAGGACCGTGACTCAAGCAGTAGCGGTTCCAGTGGCCCAGCCCGTACCTGTGACCATCAACAGGCCCGTGCCCGTACCTGTAGCACAGCCCATCCCAGTGTCGGTACCCAGGCCCTACCCCGTCAGTGTCCCTCATCCCGTACCTGTCTCTGTGCCCAGGCCGTACCCTGTGAGTGTGCCCAGGCCAGTAGCTGTGCCTGTGCCTCAGGCCGTGCCTGTGCCAGTCCCTCAGCCCTACCCCGTCAGCGTGCCTCAGCCGGTCCCTGTGCAAGTGCCTCAGCCCGTGGCTGTGCCAGTGCCTCAGCCCGTCACCGTCACTAGGCCAGTGTTCATCTCCTCCGGCCAAGGAGGCGGCTTCGGCGGCGCCGGGGGCTTTGGCTACGCTAACGGGATTGGAGGCGGCATCGGCGGCGGCTACGGAGGCGGCATCGGCGGAGGCTACGGAGGTGGCTACGGAGGCGGCTACGGAGGAGGCATCGATGGCGGCTACGGTTCTGAACACGGAGGCAGCAGCTTGGGAGCTATCGGCTACGGCTCAGGACTCAGCTATGGATCCGGGTCTAGCCACGGCTTCAGTTCCGGCTACAGCTCTGGATATGGTTATGGCCATGGATTAGGATACAGCAAGCACTGATGAAAAATACCGCACATAAGACTGTGTTCGCCTAGTCAGCTGCGAAATGAATCGTCTTTTTTTATACTTGATCACCCACCAAAGACACCAAGATGTCGATTTTTACTTGTTATTTTTGCGatggaaaaattatttgttttcaagATATTAAACATATTTTGGCCTCAATTTATTGTGTTactgtttatttttatacaaataaataatgcagtatatttttgatttggtatttattatattacatgatacacgttttttttatcacataaaaaatacaatcatatgattggttttaattttaaaatcttactAAGTGATGCGCGTAAACTATTTTCCCCAAAAATGTCTGAAATGTGTAAATGTTAAAGTAGCTATGTTGAATAAATGCTTACATAGTGATTtgctataaaaatttttataaacttacaGCATATGATAAATATTCGATTCTGTGTTAGTACACTGACAAGTTTCTTAGCTTAAttgaaaatgtgtttaaattttttatttgaatattttttgttacatataattattaatactaaaagagaaatttaaaaacaaggaagaGTTTAATTATTATGAAATGAATGCTTGGAAAACAATTAGTTTTATAGTAGTTAACATAAGCCATCAAAGATCTCTCATAATTTAAATGAGAGTCAGAaaaattttccctaaaaatgTCTGAAATGTGTAATTGTTAAAGTAGCTATGTTGAATAAATGCTTACATACTGATTtgctataaattttattataaacttaCAGCATATGATAAATATTCGATTCAGTGTTAGTACACTAACAAGTTTCTTAGCTTAATTgaaaatgtgttttaattttttatttcaatattttttggttacatataatttttatactaaaaaagaaattaaaaaacaagggaaatttattattatgaaatgaATGAATGCTTTGAAAacaattagttttattgtagttaaCATAAGCCATCAAAGATCTCTCATAATTTAAATGAGActcagaaaatttataaaaatcatttcCAGCAAGGTCACGCAATGGTTAAATATCACACGAACATGTGTGAAGACCATGGTATAAGAACTAGTTCAGACATCTTGAATTTGGGCTTCAGTTTATTTCCGAAATAATTCCATGGTAACGTTACTTACTGTGTACTATAAACGATTTATTTTACAGTTTCTTTATCCCTGTTTCtgtcacatatatttttttaaaatttctgttaaTACGTAAATATAGAAGATAATTACTGTTATATAAGAAATCACAGCCATGTCAACACCATCGGTATTTGAGAAACCGTTATTATGTCAAACCTAAAATTATATTCTCTttttatatttacagaaaaggCAAAATATGTAGGAACCAAATAGCAACATTTTTTAGCATATAATTTGAATAAAGTATTGATCGGCCTCATAACAAGTATGTTCTGGTATGTCCGGCGCCTGGCTTCAagctgtggtgagtggtgccgaccgagcactgacgtcacgtccatctctgacgtcatggcggccatcttggatgaccttgaccttgaccttggcaacattttggatccgacatctttaaatcgagcgccccactcactcttgatgaaattttcgtcatgaccgccatattgattttttctgttccgctggaggctgccatcttggataccgttgactt is part of the Bacillus rossius redtenbacheri isolate Brsri chromosome 8, Brsri_v3, whole genome shotgun sequence genome and harbors:
- the LOC134535298 gene encoding uncharacterized protein LOC134535298, with amino-acid sequence MRLLLACTILLVAIATVQAATTEEKKHEKRGLLSSYGSGYGSSYGGGYGGGYGGGYGGGYGGGYGGGYGGGYGGGYGGGYGGGYGLGGGLGYGSGIGSGIGFGSGAGLGIGSGIGVAVSAPAVRTVTQAVAVPVAQPVPVTINRPVPVPVAQPIPVSVPRPYPVSVPHPVPVSVPRPYPVSVPRPVAVPVPQAVPVPVPQPYPVSVPQPVPVQVPQPVAVPVPQPVTVTRPVFISSGQGGGFGGAGGFGYANGIGGGIGGGYGGGIGGGYGGGYGGGYGGGIDGGYGSEHGGSSLGAIGYGSGLSYGSGSSHGFSSGYSSGYGYGHGLGYSKH